The Solirubrobacter pauli sequence CTCGCGAAGCTTCAAGCCGCGCCACCTCCTGCCGTTCCGGCGCGCTCGCCACGCCAGCGCGTCCCGGCCAGCGTGCAGCCCTTGGTCGCCATCACCGGCTACCAGCTGCGCCAGCTGGCCGCGCACTACGCGCCGCTGCTTGGCGACGAGGACCACGTCTGGATGCACCCGGCCGAAGGCTCGGCCGAGGACGAGGTCTACGACATCACCACCGGCGGGCTGCGCATCCACGAACAGCCGATGGACACCGCCAAAGCCACCTTCCCCGCCTACCCGGAGCACCGGCGATGAGCTCGCCCACGCTGGCGCAACGCGCCGCCACGCGCGCCCTGGCCGCCGAGTTCGGCCCCGCTCTGATCTGGTCGCTCGAGCACAACGACGCCGGCACCCAGCTCATCTGGACCGACACCACGCCGACGCTCGCGATGCTCGTCGACCTCGACGGCGCGATCAGCAGCCCGCTCGGCGGCGACCCCGAACGCTGGAACCGCGAAGCGGACCACTTTGATCGCGCCCGCGTCACCAACGCGGCGCGACGGACCCTCGAAGCCGTCGAACGCGCCGTGCCCGTCACGTACATCTGAGCGGACGCTTCGCGCCTCGAGCCCTCCCGGGCTCGACCACTGCCGAACGTCTGCCCCGGCTACCGCCGCAAGGCCTGGCCCGCCCAGGTTTGCACGCACGCGTGCTGAGGGCTTGGGCATCAGTCCCCGCAGCGGGTGGGGCCTCCGACTCTTCAAGGGAACCAACTGCATGTTTCTCGTGCCTGTCTTGCTGAAGATCGACGCGGTCAGTGCGCTCGCCGCCGAGCAGACCGCTCACGCCATCACGGTCGACCACCTGGTCACGGTCGGCGGTGCCCGCCAGATGGACGAGCGGCGCGCTGCGCGAACCACGTTCGACCTGGTCGTGCTGGCCGACAACGTCGAGCTGCCGGCCGAAAACCTCTGATGAAGCTCGCGCCGTTCACCTGGCGAGTCGGCGTGGACAACTGCTTCGGCTACGTGATCGCAGCCGACGGCTCCAGCCGCGAGCTGGTCGAGACGCACCTGTTCCACGCCAACTACGGCGTGGTGGTCCGCCTCACGGACGGCGCTCGCCTGCGCGTGCCCGTCGATCGCGGCTGGCTCTTTGAGCAGCTGACCGCAGAATCGGCGTGCGCGATCGCGGGCATCCCCGCCCCCGAGGTGGACGGCGCGGCCGAGCTTGAGCGGCGCATCGACCCGTTCCACGTCGAACGGCACCGCAGCGCCCTGTGGTGCGCGCTGATCGAGCTGATCCGCTCGCGCTCCCTGCCCTGCGGGTACAGCTTGCGCGCCCAGCTGGATGGGCGCTGGGACGGCCACTACCGGGCCGCCAGCGACGAGGACCCCGAGGCGTTCGCCGCCGCGGTCAACGAACGCGTCAGCAACACGCCCGAGCTTGACCCGATCACGGCGTGCCTGCGCGAGCTGGCCGCCGACGCCGGCGGCCGCGACCGCGCCGCGGCCGCGCAGCTGCTGCGCACCGGCTGGACCGACGCGCTGCGCGCACTGCCCGACACGCTCGAGGCGGCCGCGGCCGCACTCGCGCGCCACACGCCGCTGACGACTCCCGTCAGCGACCACACCACCGACGACGCCGCGCCGCAACTGGCGCTGCTCTGACACCCCTCAACCACGAAAGGACTCCTGGTCTCGTGCTCACTCCCGGCGGCGCCCTGAGCGTCTTCGACCCCGCACGTGTTCCGAGCGGACGCGGCGAATCCATGCACCTGTTCAGCGGCGCCGGCGGTGACCTGCAGGCCTCCGAGATGGCCGGTCTGCGCCCTCGCTTTGCGGCCAACCACTGGACCCGCGCGATCGACACCAGCTCACGCAACTTCAACGACGTCGACCACGCCATCGGCGACCTATCGGTCATCGACTCCAAGCGGTTCCCGCGTGGGTTCGCGAACATCCTGTTCGCCTCGCCCGAGTGCGACGGGCACAGCTCGGCGCGCAACTACCGCGAGGCGCTCAGCGAGCTCGGCCCCTACTACGGGCCCGGGCACAAGAAGAACGGCATCGAGCGCTCGCGCTGCACGATGTGGTGCCCGCAGCGCTGGGCCGACTACCACCGCTTCGACTTCGTCGTCATGGAGAACGTCGTCGACGTCGTCCGCTGGGGCGCGTTCGAGTCGTGGGTCGCCGAGTGGAAAAAGCTCGGTTACAACCTCAAAGCGGTCTTCGCCAACTCGGCGTTCTTCGGCGCTCCGCAGTCGCGCGACCGCGTCTACTTCGTCGCCTATCGGCACGGCATCCCCGAGCCCGATCTCGACTTTCGGCCGCTCGCCTACTGCTGGCGCTGCGAGCAGTCCGTGCACGCCGTGCAGACCTGGAAGCCGGTGGCGCTCAAGAAGGCCGGTCCCGTCGGCCCGTCCGGCAAGTACGGGCCGCGCAACCAGTACCTCTACACGTGCCCCAACGGCGGGTGCGGGCAGGTCTGCTCGCCGTACATCACCCCGGCGTGGACCGCGATCGACTGGACGCTCCCGGCCGTCGCGCTGCGCGAGCGCGAAGCCGCCGGCCTGGCGCCGCTGCAGCCCAACACCGTCGCGCGGATCGCGCGCGGGCTGCACAAGTTCGGCTACACCGTCACCGGCCCGATGGGGCAGCTGATCCCGCTCGACCGGCTCGGCTACGACAAGAACACGCGGCCGGTCTGGCTGCCCGCCAGCACGATGACCGGCCGCCAAGACGTCGGCCTGATGGTCCCTCCCGGCTTTCAGCTCGCGGTGCGCGGCACCAACCAGGCGCGCGCGTTCGCCGAGCCGTTCGACACGGTCGCCGCCAGCGGCAACCACCTGGGCGTCGTGCAGCCCGAGATGCTGCTGCAGGTCGGTGGCAACACGTTCGAGCGCGAGGGCTACACGCGCGCCTGGCACCTGGACCACCCGGCCCCGGCCGTGACCGCCGACCCCGTGCATGGCGTCGTCGGACGCCCGCTGCTCGAAGGCGAAGGGTTCGCCGTGGCCAACTACGGCGGCGCGACCGAAGGGCACGTGCGCGACACCACGCTCGAGCCGCTCGGCACGCTCACCGCCGGCGGCTCGATCGGCCTCACCCAGCAGGCGATCATGCGCGTCCCGCGCGACGCCGTGCTCTCCAGCTACTACGGCACCGGCGCGGTCAACCGGCACATCTCAGAGCCCGCCGGGACGCTCACCGGCATCGACCGCCACGGGCTCGTCGAGCCCCCGGCCGGGTTCCTCGCCCGCTCAGGCGGCACCCGACAAAGCGACGTCGTCGACACCCGCATCGACCCGACGCCCACACGCGTGCCGACCGAAAACTACGGCGTCGTCCGCCCTGCCGTGAACGTCCAGGACTGCACGTTCCGGATGCTCGCCCCCTCCGAGTGCCAGAGCGTGATGGGGCTCAACTACCGCTACCGCCGCCACGCGGGCGGCATCACGCGCGAGGCGTACGAGTTCACCGGCACCAACCGCGACCAAGTGCGCCTCTCGGGGAACGGGATCACCCCGACCGTCGAGGCGTGGATCGCGGATCGCGCGCTGACGGCGACCGGCGTCTAGGAGCGCCACCACCGCGGCGGACTGGGGCCGCCGCGACGACTCAAGACGAGGTCCGCCCGGATGACGGACCTGACCCCGCCTGATTTTGCACGCTGCGCGTGCGTGGGGCTGGGGCACAGGCTCCGCACCGAGCGGGGCCGGAATCGACCTGCATGGAGGCAGCAACCGGCGATGACCGCACTCCCACTTGAACCGCGTTCCGCTCAGGGCGGCAAGGGCTCGCGCCTGTTTGGCGGCGCATTGACGGCTGAGGTGTTGGCTTCCAGCCCGGACGTGCTGCGCAACGCCGGCGACCGTCACGCCAAGGGCTTGCAGCAGCACTACAGCCCGCCTGAGGCGGCTCGGCTGGTCGCCGCGGTGCTGGGCACCCACAACCGCAACGTGCTCGACCTCACCGCCGGTGACGGGTCGCTGATCACCGGCTGGCCCAAGGGCCGCCGGTACGGCATCGAGATCGACTCAGACCAGGTCGAGTCCGGGGACTACTACGCGATCCACGGCGACCTGCAGCGCGTGTATCCGCTGCTGCGCCTGTCGCGGCTCACGTTCCCGGCTGTGGCGCTGAACCCGCCGTTCGGTCTGGACTGGACCGACCCGTCGGGCAAGAAGGTCAACAGCACGCTGCAGGCGCTGCGCTTCGGCCTCGGCGTCATGGAGGCCGACGGGCTGGGCGTGCTGATCGCCGGCCAGGGCCGCTATGACCGGCAGATCGCCGGGGCACCGGAGGCGCGCGGCGTCTACGCGGTCATCGAGTGCGACGACCTCTTTGACGGCGTCGTGCTGCCGTGCGTGATGGCGTTCTTCGTCCAGCCGCATCAGCTCAAGGACGATGCGCCTGCCCCGGCGCGCCGCAAGGTCACGCGCGCCGAGCTCACCGACCTGCACACGTGGGTCGTCGACGCGCGGCAGGAGCGCTGCAGCCCGCGCGTGACCACGTACACGTACCTCACGCCGCCCGATCACGCGGCGGCGTGGGCGACGATCAACGCCGAGCACGACAAGCGCCGCAAGGCGCTCGAGGCCGGCCAGCAGGCCAGCCACGACATCACCATCAAGGCCAACAAGCTGCGCGTGCGGCTCTCGCCGTTCGCGCAGCTCGCGATGGCCAAGTCCGGGCAGCTGCAGCAGCTGCGGCGCTTGAACGGCCAGTCGCCGTCCTACTTCGCCTACAACGCGCGCGAGTGGCGGGCGATCGAGGTTGCCGCCCGCGACGAGCTCGTGACCGTCGATCCCGTCGTCGCCGCGCGGGTCGAGTCGATCATCGGCGACGCCAAGCGGCTGCTGGTCCCCAACTACCCGATCCGCCCGCAGCAGCGGCTCGGCTACCTGGACGATCTGGACTCGATCGTTTGTACGCGTACGGACGCCGAGCGCGGCTACCTGGCCGGTGAGCGCTACGACCTCGCGGTCCGCTCGAAGGAGTCGGTGACCAACGGCGAGCGCGTGCACACCAACCGCGACGGCGAGCAGTCCGTGCGCGCCTTCAAGCAGACGCGCAAGCTGCTGGAGATCACGATCGGCCCGCACTCGTTCGACGAGGAGCCCGATCAGATCAAGTACCTGCTAGAGCACTTCGAGCTGCCCGACCCGGGCGACCTGGCCAGCCTCTATCCGCTCGAAGTGGACGCGATGCGCGACGTGCTGCGCGCGATCGCCGCGCGCTTCGGACTGCACGGGCACGAAGGCCCGCTGGCCGAGGGGCGCATCCGCTGGAACTTCAAGGACTTCCAGGTCGAGGACCTGGCGCGGATGCTGGTCAAGCGCTCCGGGCTGCTCGCCTGGGAACAGGGCCTGGGCAAGTCGCTGGGCCTGATGGCGCTCGCGATCGCGCTGGATTGGCTCGGCGTCCAGCCGGCCGCGCTGTTCGTGGTCCCGCAGGACCTGATCCCGCAGTGGCAGGACGAGGCCAAGCGGTTCTTCGGGCGCGAGTTCACCATCGTCGAAGGTCCCGCGCACGCGCACCAAGTCGCCCAGCACGTCGCAGGCGGCGGCTCGGGCTGGTTCATGGTCCACATGGAGGGCCTGTCGCTCACCGGCCGCCGGGACGACTCGCTCAACCTCCCCACCTGGTCGCGCCGCAAGAGCGACGCGCACACCACGTACGTGGTGCACCCGCGCGAGTTCTACCGGCTCCCGGCCGAGATGCGCGCGCACGCCATCAAGCACACCGGCGTCCCGCTGCGCCCCGCCCGCGAAGACGGCAAGCTGGACCTGCTGGGGCTGCTGACCACCGATGAGGTCTGCCCCAACTGCCTGCAGACCGCCGGCGCGGCCGACGGCGAGCCGATCCTGTGGGACGGCAAGGTCTGCAAGAGTTGCAGCTACGTGCACAAGCGCCTGCGCGTGCACACCGCCGGTCACGAGCTGAGCATCGCGTTCCGCCGCGGCGCGATCATGGTCGACGAGATCACCAACGCCTCCGGGGACTCGCTGCGCGCCGACGCCGTCTGCGCGCTGCGCTCCGATCACCGCTTCGGCGGCACCGGCACCCCGATCAAGAACTACGTCAACGACGCGTTCAAGCTGCTCTGGTGGTGCCTCGGAAACGCGACCGAGCGCTTCCCCTACGACTTCACCACCGGGCGCGGCAAGTTCGAGAACGACTTCTGCGTCATCGAGACGCTCTACGGCGGCGGCAAGGACTCCAAGAACGCGGCGCGCAAGGTGCTGCCGCGCGTGACCAACCTCTCGATGCTCTGGCGGCTGCTGTGCGGCGGCATGATCCGCCGGCGCAAGGAAGACACCGGCGAGCCGCTGGTCCCGTGCACCATCCACCCGATCTGGGTGCCCGCCGGTCGCGCGCAGGCCGCGATGAACAAGCAGTGGGCCAAGCAGTTCGTCGCCTTCTTCGCCCACAAGAACCCGTACCACCCGCTCGTCGAAGCAGGCGTGGTGGAGCGCTTTGAGGCCGCGCTCGGGCTGCTGTGGAAGATGGAGTACGCCTCCACCCTCCCCGCTGCGGATCCCGACCTTGACTGGCTGGTCGCCAACACCGCCGACGAGACGACGCGCGAGCTGCTTGAGGGCGTGTCCAACTGGACCCCAGCCAACCTCAAGTCGCTGGAGATCGTGCTCGAGCACGCCCGCGCCGGCGAGAAGGTCGTCGTCTTCTCAGACCTCATCGAGACCGGCCGCTGGTTCTGCGGCCAGCTGCTCGACCGCGGCGTGCGCGCGGCGCACATCGTCGAAGAACGCGACGGCAAGGCCGCCACCAAGAACCCCAGAAAGCGGGCGGCCGCCATGCGCGGGTTCCGCTTCGGCGACACGCAAGTGCTCTGCGTCGGCATCAAGGCCGTCAAGCAGGGCCACAACCTCGACACCGCCAGCGTGGCGGTGTTCGTCGGCCAAGAGTGGA is a genomic window containing:
- a CDS encoding DNA cytosine methyltransferase, producing MHLFSGAGGDLQASEMAGLRPRFAANHWTRAIDTSSRNFNDVDHAIGDLSVIDSKRFPRGFANILFASPECDGHSSARNYREALSELGPYYGPGHKKNGIERSRCTMWCPQRWADYHRFDFVVMENVVDVVRWGAFESWVAEWKKLGYNLKAVFANSAFFGAPQSRDRVYFVAYRHGIPEPDLDFRPLAYCWRCEQSVHAVQTWKPVALKKAGPVGPSGKYGPRNQYLYTCPNGGCGQVCSPYITPAWTAIDWTLPAVALREREAAGLAPLQPNTVARIARGLHKFGYTVTGPMGQLIPLDRLGYDKNTRPVWLPASTMTGRQDVGLMVPPGFQLAVRGTNQARAFAEPFDTVAASGNHLGVVQPEMLLQVGGNTFEREGYTRAWHLDHPAPAVTADPVHGVVGRPLLEGEGFAVANYGGATEGHVRDTTLEPLGTLTAGGSIGLTQQAIMRVPRDAVLSSYYGTGAVNRHISEPAGTLTGIDRHGLVEPPAGFLARSGGTRQSDVVDTRIDPTPTRVPTENYGVVRPAVNVQDCTFRMLAPSECQSVMGLNYRYRRHAGGITREAYEFTGTNRDQVRLSGNGITPTVEAWIADRALTATGV
- a CDS encoding helicase-related protein — protein: MASSPDVLRNAGDRHAKGLQQHYSPPEAARLVAAVLGTHNRNVLDLTAGDGSLITGWPKGRRYGIEIDSDQVESGDYYAIHGDLQRVYPLLRLSRLTFPAVALNPPFGLDWTDPSGKKVNSTLQALRFGLGVMEADGLGVLIAGQGRYDRQIAGAPEARGVYAVIECDDLFDGVVLPCVMAFFVQPHQLKDDAPAPARRKVTRAELTDLHTWVVDARQERCSPRVTTYTYLTPPDHAAAWATINAEHDKRRKALEAGQQASHDITIKANKLRVRLSPFAQLAMAKSGQLQQLRRLNGQSPSYFAYNAREWRAIEVAARDELVTVDPVVAARVESIIGDAKRLLVPNYPIRPQQRLGYLDDLDSIVCTRTDAERGYLAGERYDLAVRSKESVTNGERVHTNRDGEQSVRAFKQTRKLLEITIGPHSFDEEPDQIKYLLEHFELPDPGDLASLYPLEVDAMRDVLRAIAARFGLHGHEGPLAEGRIRWNFKDFQVEDLARMLVKRSGLLAWEQGLGKSLGLMALAIALDWLGVQPAALFVVPQDLIPQWQDEAKRFFGREFTIVEGPAHAHQVAQHVAGGGSGWFMVHMEGLSLTGRRDDSLNLPTWSRRKSDAHTTYVVHPREFYRLPAEMRAHAIKHTGVPLRPAREDGKLDLLGLLTTDEVCPNCLQTAGAADGEPILWDGKVCKSCSYVHKRLRVHTAGHELSIAFRRGAIMVDEITNASGDSLRADAVCALRSDHRFGGTGTPIKNYVNDAFKLLWWCLGNATERFPYDFTTGRGKFENDFCVIETLYGGGKDSKNAARKVLPRVTNLSMLWRLLCGGMIRRRKEDTGEPLVPCTIHPIWVPAGRAQAAMNKQWAKQFVAFFAHKNPYHPLVEAGVVERFEAALGLLWKMEYASTLPAADPDLDWLVANTADETTRELLEGVSNWTPANLKSLEIVLEHARAGEKVVVFSDLIETGRWFCGQLLDRGVRAAHIVEERDGKAATKNPRKRAAAMRGFRFGDTQVLCVGIKAVKQGHNLDTASVAVFVGQEWSHEAKAQAMARVHRLSSVKPVNIYVPMPKGQFMAARKHDLLNAKGASSDLALDGQLIEQDEREIGWQQVVEQMKRQGFALSGDEIDEREIKARWDRAEGPFAHLAPPPPVETMLDQVPTLLTAAPTRPNAGVLDQDRVDRLLAGTPDLPVIEADHGQLALAF